CAGATCCGGGTGCAGCGCGGCGATCCCGCGCACGTCGGGATTGCCGCGGGTGCCGACACCGGGCAGTGCGTGCACGGCGCCGCCCAGATAGGACGGCTGACTCGACGAGTCATCCGGGAGGGCCGCGGCGACCACTCGCGCTTGCAGGCCCAGCGCGCACAGGGCGTCGAGCTGATCGCCAGCGAGGACCACGATGCGCTGCGCCTCCGCGGGCACCTGGACCGAGTCCGGTGTGACGCCGGCGGCGTTGTGGGCCTGCCGGGTTGTCGGCCCCGAATCGGCCGGTGCCGCGTCACGTGCGCACGACTCGTCGGGCCTGCGGTCGTTGCCCAGCACCCCGGCGCCCGCGATTTGCGTGGTGGGCGTCACCAGCGACCGCGTCGACGGCCCTGCGGAACCGGACTGCCCGGATCCGCAACCGCTGCATGCCACGACCGCCGCCGCCGCGATCGCGGCGGCGGCCACCAGGCGTCCCTCGATGGGCCTCAGGGTGGGTCGCCTACCGCCGGATTGCACGCGTTCGACGCTAACATCTGGCCAGCTGAGAACCGGTCTACCGCGGCGGCCCGACGCCTGCGATGAGCCAATTACGACAGTTTGTAGGACCAGGCCTGCCTGCGGCGTGATCGGGGGCTAAGATTCGGGGGAACCCCTGTCTGGGATGGATGTTTGGAGGAGCTGTTGACAGCCGAAGCGCCCCCGTTGGGAGAACTCGAGGCCGTTCGGCCGTACCCGGCCCGGATCGGTCCCAAAGGGAACCTGATCTACAAGCTGATCACCACGACCGATCACAAGCTGATCGGCATCATGTACTGCGTCACCTGCTTCATCTTTTTCTTCATCGGCGGCCTGCTGGCGCTGTTGATGCGCACCGAACTTGCCGCGCCGGGTCTGCAGTTCCTGTCGAATGAACAGTTCAACCAGCTGTTCACCATGCACGGCACGATCATGCTGCTGTTCTATGCCACCCCGATCGTGTTCGGTTTCGCCAATCTGGTGCTGCCGATACAGATTGGCGCACCCGACGTGGCCTTCCCGCGGCTGAACGCCTTCTCGTTCTGGTTGTTTTTGTTCGGTGCCACGATCGCGATGGCCGGTTTCATCACACCGGGCGGCGCCGCCGACTTCGGCTGGACGGCCTATACGCCGCTGACCGACGCGATCCACTCGCCCGGCGCCGGTGGTGACCTGTGGATCATGGGCCTGGCCGTTGCCGGTCTGGGCACCATCCTCGGCGCGGTCAACATGATCACCACCGTGGTCTGCATGCGCGCCCCAGGGATGACGATGTTCCGGATGCCGATCTTCACCTGGAACATCCTGGTGACCTCGATCCTGGTGCTGATCGCCTTCCCGCTGCTCACCGCGGCGCTGTTCGGCCTGGCCGCCGACCGTCACCTGGGCGCCCACATCTACGACTCGGCCAACGGCGGAGTTCTGTTGTGGCAGCACCTGTTCTGGTTCTTCGGGCACCCCGAGGTATACATCATCGCGTTGCCGTTCTTCGGTATCGTCTCGGAGATCTTCCCGGTCTTCGCGCGCAAGCCGATCTTCGGTTACACCACGCTGGTCTACGCCACGCTGTCGATCGCCGCCCTGTCGGTCGCGGTGTGGGCGCACCACATGTTCGCCACCGGAGCCGTTCTGCTGCCGTTCTTCTCGTTCATGACGTATCTGATCGCGGTGCCGACGGGGATCAAATTCTTCAACTGGGTCGGCACAATGTGGAAGGGCCAGTTGACCTTTGAGA
The DNA window shown above is from Mycobacterium sp. Aquia_216 and carries:
- the ctaD gene encoding aa3-type cytochrome oxidase subunit I, which encodes MTAEAPPLGELEAVRPYPARIGPKGNLIYKLITTTDHKLIGIMYCVTCFIFFFIGGLLALLMRTELAAPGLQFLSNEQFNQLFTMHGTIMLLFYATPIVFGFANLVLPIQIGAPDVAFPRLNAFSFWLFLFGATIAMAGFITPGGAADFGWTAYTPLTDAIHSPGAGGDLWIMGLAVAGLGTILGAVNMITTVVCMRAPGMTMFRMPIFTWNILVTSILVLIAFPLLTAALFGLAADRHLGAHIYDSANGGVLLWQHLFWFFGHPEVYIIALPFFGIVSEIFPVFARKPIFGYTTLVYATLSIAALSVAVWAHHMFATGAVLLPFFSFMTYLIAVPTGIKFFNWVGTMWKGQLTFETPMLFSVGFMVTFLLGGLTGVLLASPPLDFHVTDSYFVVAHFHYVLFGTIVFATYAGIYFWFPKMTGRLLDERLGKLHFWLTFIGFHTTFLVQHWLGDEGMPRRYADYLPTDGFQGLNIVSTAGAFILGASMFPFVWNVFKSWRYGEVVTVDDPWGYGNSLEWATSCPPPRHNFIELPRIRSERPAFELHYPHMVERMRAESHVGRSHGKEGHDVTKLDDVNVRS